Proteins co-encoded in one Pseudoliparis swirei isolate HS2019 ecotype Mariana Trench chromosome 7, NWPU_hadal_v1, whole genome shotgun sequence genomic window:
- the LOC130196522 gene encoding beta-1,3-galactosyl-O-glycosyl-glycoprotein beta-1,6-N-acetylglucosaminyltransferase 4-like has translation MKIRCPHSTHRLRHRCFLFSLSLLAVCLLKLVHVKVTVRDGIYIEPYGITTGLSGSLKRGYDINCTAVYELDPVEIGKTLAIKRKVVVDVDDDSTVTLTSNCQTFIRARGYDGVPVSEAERGFPLAYSLVVHKNAPMVERILRAIYAPHNVYCIHYDQKSSLAFIKAVKNLARCAPNVFIASKLESVEYAHISRLNADLNCLSDLLRSEVKWRYVINLCGQDFPLKSNDELVAELKQLNGSNMLESSRPSKLKMQRFGFRHELRNVPYEYRRIPVKTAALKDAPPHAIEMFIGSAYFVLSRNFVDHISSSQVAKDFLAWSADTYSPDEHFWATLVRVPGVPGHIPRSEADVTDLKSKTRLVKWNYLEGNLYPACTGAHMRSVCIYGAAELRWLLNYGHWFANKFDPKVDPVLIKCLEEKLMEKRKYVQT, from the coding sequence ATGAAAATAAGATGTCCCCACTCCACACATAGATTGAGACACAGGTGCTTCCTGTTTTCTCTGTCTCTGCTGGCGGTCTGTCTGCTCAAGCTGGTCCACGTCAAAGTGACGGTGAGGGATGGCATCTACATCGAGCCCTACGGGATCACGACCGGCCTCTCCGGAAGCCTGAAGCGCGGCTACGACATCAACTGCACCGCCGTCTACGAGCTAGACCCCGTGGAGATAGGCAAGACGCTCGCCATCAAACGGAAGGTCGTGGTTGACGTGGACGACGATAGCACAGTGACCTTGACCTCGAACTGCCAGACCTTCATCAGAGCGAGGGGCTACGATGGGGTCCCGGTGTCGGAGGCGGAGCGGGGCTTCCCGTTGGCTTACTCGCTGGTGGTGCACAAGAATGCACCCATGGTGGAGCGCATCCTCCGCGCCATCTACGCGCCGCACAACGTCTACTGCATCCACTACGATCAGAAGTCCTCTCTGGCGTTCATAAAAGCTGTTAAGAACCTGGCCCGCTGTGCTCCCAATGTGTTCATCGCCTCGAAATTGGAGTCGGTGGAGTACGCGCACATCAGCAGGCTTAACGCCGACCTGAACTGCCTCTCTGACTTGCTGAGGTCGGAGGTCAAGTGGAGGTATGTCATCAACCTGTGTGGCCAGGACTTCCCTCTCAAGTCCAACGACGAACTGGTCGCAGAGCTGAAGCAGCTGAATGGCAGCAACATGCTGGAGTCCAGCCGGCCCAGCAAGCTCAAGATGCAGCGCTTCGGCTTCCGGCACGAGCTAAGGAACGTGCCTTACGAGTACCGCCGCATCCCCGTGAAGACGGCGGCGCTCAAAGACGCCCCGCCGCATGCCATCGAGATGTTCATCGGGAGCGCTTATTTCGTGCTGTCGCGCAATTTCGTCGATCACATCAGCAGCAGCCAGGTGGCGAAGGACTTTCTGGCGTGGTCCGCCGACACGTACTCGCCGGACGAACACTTCTGGGCCACCCTCGTCAGGGTCCCCGGGGTGCCCGGACACATCCCCAGGTCAGAGGCCGACGTCACAGATCTGAAGAGCAAGACGCGACTCGTCAAGTGGAACTATTTAGAGGGGAACCTTTACCCGGCCTGCACGGGCGCACACATGCGGAGCGTCTGCATCTACGGAGCGGCCGAGCTCCGCTGGCTACTCAACTACGGCCACTGGTTCGCCAACAAATTTGACCCCAAAGTGGACCCGGTCCTGATCAAGTGTTTGGAGGAGAAGCTaatggaaaaaagaaagtacGTGCAAACATGa